Proteins from a single region of Coregonus clupeaformis isolate EN_2021a chromosome 35, ASM2061545v1, whole genome shotgun sequence:
- the LOC121550570 gene encoding receptor activity-modifying protein 1-like isoform X2, translating to MFTFSDMKGALGFFGVILSVLSGVSHEERVTSGLGCGNTSVDCDTYCAFCEYFPTRTECYAAFFEIKCYSPFVGDMESLNNTDWCNWNNVKRMYNTFTLCTEEIAECLLIPWPNRMVENEFVNIHSRFFLDCPNEALSDPPPSIVFALVMTPICLIPIMVVLVVLKTKNGDGSS from the exons ATGTTCACTTTCTCTGACATGAAGGGAGCGCTTGGCTTCTTTGGGGTAATCCTCTCCGTTCTCTCTG GTGTTAGCCACGAAGAGAGAGTTACCAGTGGATTAG GTTGTGGGAATACTTCTGTTGACTGTGATACCTACTGTGCTTTTTGTGAGTATTTTCCCACAAGGACGGAGTGCTACGCTGCTTTCTTTGAGATAAAGTGCTACAGTCCTTTTGTAGGTGATATGGAGTCATTAAACAACACAGATTGGTGCAACTGGAACAATGTGAAGCG GATGTATAACACCTTCACCCTGTGCACGGAAGAGATAGCAGAGTGTCTGCTGATCCCCTGGCCCAACAGGATGGTGGAGAATGAGTTTGTGAACATCCACTCCAGGTTCTTCCTGGACTGTCCCAATGAGGCGCTGAGCGACCCCCCACCCAGCATCGTATTTGCCCTGGTGATGACCCCCATCTGCCTCATCCCCATCATGGTGGTCCTGGTGGTGCTCAAGACCAAGAACGGAGATGGCAGCTCCTGA
- the LOC121550570 gene encoding receptor activity-modifying protein 1-like isoform X1, translated as MKAPNLSPVSSCSCCFLPLLLWALCSIAAGLIGDYEAPQATTPGFTSRHDSTTNANYQSHGVSHEERVTSGLGCGNTSVDCDTYCAFCEYFPTRTECYAAFFEIKCYSPFVGDMESLNNTDWCNWNNVKRMYNTFTLCTEEIAECLLIPWPNRMVENEFVNIHSRFFLDCPNEALSDPPPSIVFALVMTPICLIPIMVVLVVLKTKNGDGSS; from the exons ATGAAAGCCCCTAATCTGTCTCCCGTGTCTTCTTGTTCTTGCTGTTTTCTGCCTCTTCTTCTCTGGG CACTGTGCTCTATAGCAGCTGGTCTGATAGGAGATTATGAGGCGCCACAAGCTACCACTCCAG GTTTCACTTCACGGCATGACTCAACAACAAATGCAAACTACCAATCCCACG GTGTTAGCCACGAAGAGAGAGTTACCAGTGGATTAG GTTGTGGGAATACTTCTGTTGACTGTGATACCTACTGTGCTTTTTGTGAGTATTTTCCCACAAGGACGGAGTGCTACGCTGCTTTCTTTGAGATAAAGTGCTACAGTCCTTTTGTAGGTGATATGGAGTCATTAAACAACACAGATTGGTGCAACTGGAACAATGTGAAGCG GATGTATAACACCTTCACCCTGTGCACGGAAGAGATAGCAGAGTGTCTGCTGATCCCCTGGCCCAACAGGATGGTGGAGAATGAGTTTGTGAACATCCACTCCAGGTTCTTCCTGGACTGTCCCAATGAGGCGCTGAGCGACCCCCCACCCAGCATCGTATTTGCCCTGGTGATGACCCCCATCTGCCTCATCCCCATCATGGTGGTCCTGGTGGTGCTCAAGACCAAGAACGGAGATGGCAGCTCCTGA